A genomic segment from Agrobacterium vitis encodes:
- the purE gene encoding 5-(carboxyamino)imidazole ribonucleotide mutase produces MQDERPPVAIIMGSQSDWETMKNAADTLDALGVSYEARIVSAHRTPDRMVAFSKGARDEGFQVIIAGAGGAAHLPGMVASMTALPVFGVPVQSKTMSGLDSLYSIVQMPAGIPVGTLAIGRAGAVNAALLAARVLALQDTDLADRLDDWTDNQTAAVADYPTDEAP; encoded by the coding sequence ATGCAGGATGAAAGACCGCCCGTCGCCATCATCATGGGAAGCCAGTCCGACTGGGAAACCATGAAAAACGCTGCCGACACTCTGGACGCGCTTGGCGTCAGCTACGAGGCGCGAATCGTCTCGGCCCATCGCACCCCCGACCGCATGGTCGCCTTTTCCAAGGGCGCTCGCGACGAAGGCTTCCAGGTGATTATCGCCGGAGCTGGCGGGGCTGCCCACCTGCCCGGCATGGTCGCCTCGATGACAGCGCTTCCGGTTTTCGGCGTGCCGGTCCAATCAAAAACCATGTCCGGTCTCGACAGTCTCTATTCCATCGTGCAGATGCCGGCTGGTATTCCAGTCGGAACGCTCGCCATCGGCCGGGCTGGCGCCGTCAATGCCGCCCTGCTCGCAGCCAGAGTTCTGGCCTTGCAGGATACCGATCTCGCCGACCGGCTGGATGACTGGACAGACAACCAGACTGCCGCCGTTGCCGACTATCCCACCGATGAAGCTCCCTGA
- the pyk gene encoding pyruvate kinase: MKRNRKVKILATLGPASQDEAMIRKLHEAGADLFRINMSHASHDVMRTLIQRIRNVEAACGRPIGILADLQGPKLRVGKFANTSVELKPGQTFTLDSNEAPGDENRVYLPHPEILEAVKVGHRLLIDDGKLHLRAEKCDGKTIVCSVVSGTKISDRKGVSLPDTILATGVLTDKDRADLDAVLATNDVDWVALSFIQRPEDLAEVRKIARGRVGLMSKIEKPQALERIDEIIELSDALMVARGDLGVEMPLEAVPGIQKQLIRACRREGKPVVVATQMLESMITAPVPTRAEVSDVATAVFEGADAIMLSAESASGQYPVEAVSTMASIARTIEREPHYPGIIYAQRPQPEATGADAISLAARQIAETLKLTAIVCYTSSGNTGLRASRERPEVPILALSPVVQTARRLSLVWGLHCVVSEEPTDLDDMVNRACRIVVSEEFGKPGDRVIISAGVPLGTPGATNMLRIAYIGPDGLSGV; this comes from the coding sequence ATGAAGCGTAACCGCAAAGTCAAAATTCTAGCAACGCTTGGACCGGCTTCGCAAGATGAAGCCATGATCCGCAAGCTGCATGAGGCTGGCGCCGATCTTTTCCGTATTAACATGAGCCATGCCAGCCACGATGTGATGCGCACGCTGATCCAGCGCATCCGCAATGTCGAAGCTGCTTGCGGGCGCCCGATCGGCATTCTCGCCGATTTGCAAGGCCCCAAGCTGCGGGTCGGCAAATTTGCCAATACCTCGGTGGAATTGAAGCCCGGCCAGACATTCACCCTCGACAGCAACGAGGCTCCTGGCGATGAAAACCGGGTCTATCTGCCGCATCCGGAAATCCTGGAGGCCGTCAAGGTTGGCCATCGCCTGCTGATCGATGATGGCAAGCTGCATCTGCGTGCCGAAAAATGCGACGGCAAGACCATTGTCTGTAGCGTGGTGTCCGGCACCAAGATTTCCGACCGCAAGGGCGTCAGCCTGCCCGATACGATCCTTGCCACCGGCGTGCTGACCGACAAGGACCGCGCCGATCTGGATGCGGTTCTGGCCACCAATGACGTTGACTGGGTCGCGCTGTCCTTCATCCAGCGTCCCGAGGATCTGGCTGAAGTACGCAAGATCGCCCGCGGTCGGGTCGGGCTGATGTCCAAAATCGAAAAGCCGCAAGCGCTGGAACGGATCGACGAGATTATCGAACTGTCCGACGCCCTGATGGTGGCGCGCGGCGATCTCGGCGTGGAAATGCCGCTGGAGGCCGTTCCCGGCATCCAGAAGCAATTGATTCGCGCCTGCCGCCGTGAAGGCAAGCCGGTGGTCGTGGCCACCCAGATGCTGGAATCGATGATCACGGCTCCGGTTCCGACCCGTGCCGAAGTTTCCGACGTGGCGACAGCCGTGTTCGAAGGCGCCGATGCCATCATGCTGTCGGCTGAATCCGCTTCCGGCCAGTATCCGGTCGAAGCGGTCTCGACCATGGCGTCGATTGCCCGCACCATCGAGCGCGAGCCACACTATCCCGGCATTATCTATGCCCAGCGCCCGCAGCCGGAAGCAACCGGTGCCGACGCGATTTCGCTGGCCGCCCGCCAGATTGCCGAGACGCTGAAGCTGACGGCCATCGTCTGTTACACGTCGTCAGGCAATACCGGGCTTCGGGCTTCGCGTGAGCGTCCTGAAGTGCCGATCCTGGCGCTGTCGCCGGTGGTTCAGACGGCCCGCCGCCTGTCGCTGGTCTGGGGCCTGCATTGTGTCGTTTCGGAGGAGCCAACCGATCTGGATGACATGGTCAACAGGGCCTGCCGCATCGTGGTGTCGGAAGAGTTTGGCAAGCCGGGCGACCGGGTGATCATTTCCGCTGGTGTGCCATTGGGAACGCCAGGTGCCACCAATATGCTGCGCATCGCCTATATCGGTCCGGATGGCCTGTCCGGCGTTTGA
- the ykgO gene encoding type B 50S ribosomal protein L36, producing MKIKNSLKALKARHRDNRLVRRKGRVYIINKQNPRFKARQG from the coding sequence ATGAAGATCAAGAATTCGCTGAAAGCGCTTAAGGCACGTCACCGCGACAACCGTCTGGTTCGCCGCAAGGGCCGCGTTTACATCATCAACAAGCAGAACCCGCGTTTCAAGGCCCGTCAGGGCTGA
- a CDS encoding alpha/beta fold hydrolase, translating into MPAILILAIIITPLVVSWVFSTFKIRQITEDNPNIGTLVPIRDTHLNLLHIPASEHADLPPLLFIHGASGNLRDQAEAFRPALEGRADLIFVDRPGHGYSPRGGPENDTPDGQANTIAEAMDALGLSRAIIVGHSFGGAIAASFAVLHPEKTAGLLFLAPATHPWPGGVDWHYHLTATPIIGALFARTLAPLAGLAKMDGAIQAVFAPNRRPDAYIARTAPTLVLRPSTFRHNAIDVCGLHTYVTRMAPRYSEIRAPTVIVTGDSDAIVLADIHSTGLARDIAGADLVWVRHLGHKPDYCATDLAVAAIEKIAGQNRNLPSLARKIGDALEMSTN; encoded by the coding sequence ATGCCTGCAATTCTGATCCTTGCCATCATTATTACACCTTTGGTTGTATCCTGGGTGTTTTCCACATTCAAAATAAGACAGATCACGGAAGATAATCCGAATATTGGCACGCTCGTCCCGATAAGAGACACCCACCTCAACCTTCTGCATATTCCGGCCTCTGAACACGCGGATCTGCCACCGCTGCTGTTCATTCATGGCGCCAGTGGCAATCTGCGCGATCAGGCCGAGGCCTTTCGCCCGGCACTTGAGGGCCGCGCGGATCTGATCTTCGTGGATCGACCGGGCCATGGATATTCGCCGCGTGGCGGACCCGAAAACGACACGCCCGATGGCCAGGCCAACACCATTGCCGAGGCCATGGACGCCCTTGGCCTATCGCGGGCCATTATCGTCGGCCATTCCTTTGGCGGTGCCATTGCAGCAAGCTTTGCTGTTCTCCATCCAGAAAAGACAGCGGGTTTGCTTTTCCTGGCCCCTGCCACCCATCCATGGCCCGGCGGTGTTGACTGGCATTATCATCTGACGGCAACACCAATCATCGGCGCCCTCTTTGCCCGCACTCTTGCGCCCCTGGCTGGACTTGCCAAAATGGATGGAGCGATCCAGGCAGTCTTTGCTCCCAATCGACGCCCGGATGCTTATATCGCCCGAACCGCCCCTACCTTGGTTCTGCGGCCCAGCACCTTTCGTCACAATGCCATCGACGTTTGCGGCCTGCACACCTATGTCACCCGCATGGCACCTCGATACAGCGAAATACGGGCGCCTACCGTGATCGTCACCGGCGACAGTGATGCCATCGTTCTTGCCGATATTCACTCCACCGGTCTTGCCCGCGACATTGCAGGTGCCGATCTTGTCTGGGTACGACATCTGGGCCACAAACCGGACTATTGCGCCACAGACCTGGCCGTTGCCGCCATTGAAAAAATAGCTGGCCAAAACCGCAATCTTCCATCTTTGGCCCGGAAAATCGGTGACGCTCTTGAAATGTCAACAAACTGA
- a CDS encoding LysR substrate-binding domain-containing protein → MKQSLRLLTLDQIRAFVSVCEHGSFTNAAKDQSRTQTAVTRQIRAAEDILGEKLFHRCRGHFEGPTEAGEKLLPFAIKILAVLEDAWMCLERPGLKGTIRVGVMDDIDMNWLLELIGRFKALHPDCNVTVISDFSTRLEKRLEQRELDVAIVKTLIRTQQGEVSNAHKTLSRELLLWAAGPGFRLRQREPLPLVPFREGCVYRHHVIQRLESAGVPFRIAYEGQSYSHLRAAVAAGLGVTALAESQVAMGGLQSLIEVAGKRLDPLSDVEIAMKALHTRKNQALSGFMREVMRSTKQDRQAFFTPDNQDMTRLQELELA, encoded by the coding sequence ATGAAGCAAAGTCTGCGGTTATTGACGCTTGACCAGATCAGGGCATTTGTCTCGGTTTGTGAGCACGGCAGTTTCACCAATGCGGCGAAAGATCAGTCACGGACGCAGACCGCCGTTACCCGTCAAATTCGCGCTGCGGAAGATATTCTAGGTGAAAAGCTGTTTCATCGATGCCGTGGGCATTTCGAAGGACCAACAGAAGCGGGTGAAAAGCTGCTTCCTTTTGCCATTAAAATTCTGGCAGTTCTTGAGGATGCCTGGATGTGTCTGGAGCGTCCGGGTCTGAAGGGAACGATCAGGGTCGGTGTCATGGATGACATTGACATGAACTGGCTGCTGGAATTGATTGGTCGCTTCAAGGCGCTGCATCCTGACTGCAACGTGACGGTGATTTCCGATTTTTCCACAAGGCTTGAGAAGCGGCTTGAGCAACGCGAACTCGATGTTGCCATTGTCAAGACATTGATCAGGACGCAGCAGGGGGAGGTGAGCAACGCTCACAAGACGTTAAGTCGTGAGTTATTGCTATGGGCGGCGGGACCGGGCTTTCGCTTGCGCCAGCGTGAGCCCCTGCCTCTCGTGCCGTTTCGTGAGGGATGCGTCTATCGTCACCATGTCATTCAACGGCTGGAATCGGCAGGTGTCCCTTTCAGGATTGCTTATGAAGGGCAAAGCTACAGCCATTTGCGCGCTGCCGTCGCCGCGGGTCTTGGCGTGACAGCCCTTGCCGAAAGTCAGGTTGCCATGGGTGGCCTGCAAAGTCTGATCGAGGTTGCCGGTAAGCGTCTCGATCCGCTTTCAGATGTCGAAATTGCCATGAAGGCGCTTCATACCCGCAAAAACCAGGCGCTATCGGGCTTCATGCGAGAAGTGATGCGATCAACAAAGCAGGATCGGCAGGCCTTTTTCACGCCCGACAATCAAGACATGACCAGATTGCAAGAGTTGGAATTGGCTTGA
- a CDS encoding tetratricopeptide repeat protein, which produces MRSVRLFTHLILTACILVASALAGPAGKTFAQDITFAQDGPDAAPSQPMPPALPFTPDLLPEPNHPETGEPRADKDGQPPLSPQQDPSPQQGEVERLEDRSDTAALSGKPADELLTQLKRERQPEVAKAIAAAVMADWSNSGSPTVNLLMQWADKAIKDKKNAAALDFLDQAIVLEPDYANGWGHRASLHYSQGNYRKAISDLNHVLAIEPRHFGALEMLANILAETGSDQKALEAWQRYLAIYPADRAAQKTVTELSEKLAGART; this is translated from the coding sequence ATGCGCTCTGTTCGTTTGTTCACTCACCTGATTCTCACGGCCTGTATTCTGGTTGCCAGCGCCCTCGCCGGGCCCGCCGGCAAGACGTTTGCGCAGGACATCACTTTTGCGCAGGACGGGCCAGACGCGGCACCCAGCCAGCCTATGCCGCCTGCCCTGCCCTTCACGCCGGACCTTCTACCTGAGCCGAACCATCCTGAGACGGGTGAGCCGAGAGCGGACAAGGATGGCCAGCCGCCATTATCTCCACAGCAAGACCCATCTCCGCAGCAGGGCGAGGTTGAACGCCTGGAAGACCGCAGCGACACAGCAGCGCTGTCTGGCAAGCCTGCGGACGAATTGCTGACCCAGTTGAAACGCGAACGCCAGCCAGAAGTAGCCAAGGCGATCGCCGCTGCCGTGATGGCGGATTGGTCGAATTCCGGTAGCCCAACCGTCAATCTGCTGATGCAATGGGCCGACAAGGCCATCAAGGACAAGAAGAACGCCGCAGCGCTGGACTTCCTCGATCAGGCGATCGTGTTGGAGCCCGATTATGCCAATGGCTGGGGTCACCGTGCCAGCCTGCATTATAGCCAGGGCAATTACCGCAAGGCGATTTCCGACCTTAATCACGTCTTGGCCATCGAGCCGCGCCATTTCGGCGCGCTGGAAATGCTCGCCAATATTCTGGCCGAGACCGGTAGCGATCAAAAGGCGCTGGAAGCCTGGCAGCGCTACCTCGCCATCTACCCCGCCGACCGCGCCGCCCAGAAGACCGTGACCGAGCTTTCCGAGAAACTGGCAGGCGCCCGGACGTAA
- a CDS encoding ArsR/SmtB family transcription factor — protein sequence MTTIDPFSAIADPNRRHLLEELRRAPRTVNDLAKGLPISRPAVSQHLKALLDCNLVTVATQGTKRIYSVNNSGFNRLNLWLDQFWN from the coding sequence ATGACGACAATCGATCCATTCTCGGCTATTGCCGATCCCAACCGACGCCATTTGCTGGAAGAGTTGCGCCGCGCACCCCGCACGGTGAACGATCTGGCCAAGGGCCTGCCGATCAGCCGGCCGGCCGTCTCACAACATTTGAAGGCGCTGCTGGATTGCAACCTGGTGACAGTCGCCACCCAGGGCACCAAGCGGATCTATTCGGTCAACAATTCCGGCTTCAACCGGCTGAACCTGTGGCTGGACCAGTTCTGGAACTGA
- a CDS encoding sulfite exporter TauE/SafE family protein, translating to MLPDLSFLLAAIPAVVLVGLSKGGLGGAFSLLGVPILALVVPPMTAAAIFLPILLVMDLVALHAWRHHGDWRTFFLLLPGAIAGIAFGWATSALIPADAMRLVLGAITVVFAGRYFQRRLRGEGHDARPAKPQRAVAATGWGTLAGYGSFVAHAGGPPFEIYALPLKLDPKTYTGTSVRFFACLNAIKVIPYMALGQLDLSNFTLSLSLLPVALLSTMAGAMVVRRMKAQTFYPLIYAMTLIAGLKLFWDGLFFL from the coding sequence ATGCTGCCAGATCTCTCATTCCTGCTTGCCGCTATTCCCGCCGTCGTGCTGGTCGGCCTGTCCAAGGGCGGCCTGGGCGGCGCTTTCAGTCTGCTCGGCGTGCCGATCCTGGCGCTCGTCGTGCCGCCGATGACGGCTGCGGCGATTTTCCTGCCGATCCTGCTGGTCATGGATCTGGTCGCGCTGCACGCCTGGCGCCACCATGGCGACTGGCGCACGTTTTTCCTGCTTCTGCCCGGCGCCATCGCCGGGATCGCCTTTGGCTGGGCGACATCGGCGCTGATCCCCGCCGATGCCATGCGGCTCGTGCTGGGTGCCATTACGGTGGTGTTTGCCGGGCGCTATTTCCAGCGACGATTGCGCGGCGAAGGCCATGATGCAAGACCGGCAAAGCCGCAGCGCGCTGTGGCCGCCACGGGTTGGGGCACGCTGGCCGGTTATGGCAGCTTTGTCGCGCATGCTGGCGGCCCACCGTTTGAAATCTATGCCCTGCCGTTAAAGCTCGATCCAAAGACCTATACCGGCACCAGCGTGCGATTTTTTGCCTGTCTCAATGCCATCAAGGTCATTCCTTATATGGCGCTTGGCCAGCTGGATCTCAGCAATTTCACCTTGTCTCTCAGCCTGCTGCCGGTGGCGCTGCTGTCCACCATGGCCGGAGCCATGGTGGTGCGGCGCATGAAGGCGCAGACCTTCTATCCGCTGATCTATGCCATGACGCTGATCGCCGGATTGAAACTGTTTTGGGACGGTTTGTTTTTCCTGTAA
- a CDS encoding N-formylglutamate amidohydrolase, with protein MNDFKPYETIAGDNSLGLVLLADHAMNRLPAAYGTLGLPDSAYLRHIAYDIGVESLTRQLAARLGVPAAMSCFSRLLIDPNRGEDDPTLVMKISDGAIIPGNHPITTEEWQHRVENFHRPYHRAVEQLLADVASASGKAPLVLSLHSYTPAWKGVARPWHAAVLWDSDERAVRPLIDALSLPGDILVGDNEPYDGALKGDTLYRHCMVSGMPHALLEVRQDRIGDEAGITAWADRLEPIFAALNREPALHEWRQFPSRTGPYPALDK; from the coding sequence ATGAATGACTTCAAACCCTATGAGACGATAGCAGGCGACAACAGCCTGGGCCTCGTGCTGCTTGCCGACCACGCCATGAACCGGCTGCCTGCCGCCTATGGCACGCTTGGCCTGCCAGATAGCGCTTATCTGCGCCATATCGCCTATGATATTGGCGTGGAAAGCCTGACCCGGCAATTGGCGGCGCGGCTCGGCGTGCCGGCGGCGATGTCCTGTTTTTCCCGGCTGCTGATCGACCCAAACCGGGGCGAGGACGACCCGACGCTGGTCATGAAAATTTCCGATGGCGCGATCATTCCGGGCAACCACCCGATCACCACGGAAGAATGGCAGCATCGGGTGGAAAATTTCCATCGGCCTTACCACCGCGCTGTTGAACAGTTGCTGGCCGATGTTGCCTCGGCGAGTGGCAAGGCACCGCTGGTGCTCTCGCTGCATTCCTATACGCCCGCCTGGAAGGGCGTGGCCCGCCCCTGGCATGCCGCCGTGCTCTGGGATAGCGATGAGCGCGCCGTGCGACCGCTGATCGACGCCCTCAGCCTGCCAGGCGACATTCTCGTCGGTGACAATGAACCCTATGACGGCGCCTTGAAGGGCGATACACTCTACCGTCATTGCATGGTGTCAGGCATGCCCCATGCGCTGCTTGAAGTGCGCCAGGACCGGATTGGCGACGAAGCCGGCATCACCGCCTGGGCAGACCGGCTGGAGCCGATTTTCGCCGCATTGAACCGCGAGCCTGCCCTGCACGAATGGCGGCAATTTCCATCCCGCACCGGGCCCTACCCGGCCCTGGATAAATGA
- a CDS encoding YdcH family protein → MTIQAHIESLAKKHGVLEEKLHAALSSPSTDDKEILELKRLKLRLKDEMERLKSTRH, encoded by the coding sequence ATGACCATTCAGGCTCATATTGAATCGCTTGCCAAGAAGCATGGAGTTTTGGAGGAGAAATTACATGCCGCCCTTTCCTCTCCCTCGACCGACGACAAGGAAATTCTGGAACTCAAGCGCCTCAAATTGCGCCTCAAGGATGAAATGGAGCGCCTGAAGTCGACACGACATTAA
- a CDS encoding 5-(carboxyamino)imidazole ribonucleotide synthase — translation MKTIGIIGGGQLGRMLAMAAARLGLKTIVLEPQADCPAAQVANRQITADYADEAALAELAASCDVVTYEFENVPVTAAEALARSVPVYPPAKALAVSQDRVSEKRFLNGKGIATAPFRTVDSQADLEQALAEFGGEGVLKTRRFGYDGKGQRVYRKGDEASGGYQALGAVPLILEGFVPFAREISIIAARSTSGEIACYDPAENIHRDGILHTSTVPASISPQTAAAAKSAAEKLLSGLDYVGVVGLELFLMADGSLIANEMAPRVHNSGHWTEAACVISQFEQHIRAVAGLPLGNPARHGDCVMTNLIGDDIEAVPDWLAKPGVLVHLYGKAEARPGRKMGHVTEVRNRE, via the coding sequence GTGAAGACCATTGGAATTATCGGCGGTGGCCAGCTTGGCCGCATGCTTGCCATGGCCGCAGCAAGGCTGGGGTTGAAGACCATCGTGCTGGAACCGCAGGCCGACTGTCCGGCCGCCCAGGTTGCCAACCGGCAGATCACCGCCGATTACGCCGACGAGGCAGCCCTTGCCGAACTGGCCGCCAGTTGCGACGTGGTCACCTATGAATTTGAAAACGTGCCAGTCACTGCTGCCGAAGCTCTGGCGCGCAGCGTGCCGGTCTATCCCCCAGCCAAGGCACTCGCCGTCTCCCAGGACCGGGTGAGCGAAAAGCGCTTCCTCAACGGCAAAGGAATTGCCACCGCCCCGTTCCGCACCGTCGACAGCCAGGCGGACCTGGAGCAGGCATTGGCCGAATTCGGTGGCGAAGGCGTGCTGAAAACCCGGCGCTTCGGCTATGACGGCAAGGGCCAGCGGGTCTATCGCAAGGGGGACGAGGCCAGCGGCGGCTATCAGGCGCTTGGCGCCGTGCCGCTGATTCTCGAAGGCTTCGTGCCGTTTGCGCGGGAAATCTCGATCATCGCCGCCCGTTCGACATCAGGCGAAATCGCCTGCTACGATCCGGCTGAAAATATTCACCGCGACGGCATTCTGCACACCTCCACCGTGCCTGCGTCGATTTCGCCGCAGACCGCTGCTGCGGCCAAAAGTGCGGCGGAAAAGCTGCTGAGCGGCCTCGACTATGTCGGCGTGGTGGGTCTCGAACTGTTCCTGATGGCCGATGGCAGCCTGATCGCCAATGAAATGGCCCCGCGGGTCCACAATTCCGGTCACTGGACGGAAGCGGCCTGCGTGATCTCGCAATTCGAACAGCATATCCGCGCCGTCGCCGGCTTGCCGCTGGGCAATCCGGCCCGACACGGCGATTGCGTCATGACCAACCTGATCGGCGACGACATTGAGGCTGTTCCAGATTGGCTGGCGAAACCCGGTGTCCTCGTCCATCTCTATGGCAAGGCCGAAGCGCGGCCCGGCCGCAAAATGGGACATGTCACCGAGGTCAGGAACCGGGAATAA
- a CDS encoding DUF2312 domain-containing protein yields the protein MSDAHGVARDQLRAFVERIERLEEEKKTIADDIKDVYGEAKGMGFDTKILKKVIALRKKDEQERMEEDLILDTYLHALGMIENPPEG from the coding sequence ATGTCTGATGCTCATGGCGTCGCCCGTGACCAACTTCGCGCTTTTGTCGAGCGCATCGAACGCCTTGAAGAAGAAAAGAAGACCATCGCCGACGATATCAAGGACGTCTATGGCGAAGCCAAGGGCATGGGCTTCGACACCAAGATCTTGAAAAAGGTCATCGCGCTGCGCAAGAAAGATGAGCAGGAACGCATGGAGGAAGACCTGATCCTCGACACCTATCTTCATGCGCTGGGCATGATCGAAAACCCGCCGGAAGGCTAA
- a CDS encoding YdcH family protein, which translates to MPDQDDADTRLQLARLRQEHEDYDAAINAMVQVGCDALRVQRMKKKKLAIKDRLTKLEDQLIPDIIA; encoded by the coding sequence ATGCCGGATCAGGACGACGCGGATACAAGGCTTCAACTCGCACGCCTTCGTCAGGAACACGAGGATTATGATGCTGCGATCAACGCCATGGTTCAGGTTGGTTGTGACGCCTTGCGGGTCCAGCGGATGAAGAAGAAAAAGCTTGCCATCAAGGACAGGCTGACCAAACTGGAAGACCAACTCATTCCCGATATCATTGCCTGA
- a CDS encoding DUF1244 domain-containing protein, whose product MSELTTEQQTELEAAAFRRLLAHLRERSDVQNIDLMNLAGFCRNCLANWYQDAADSKGVEMTRDEARHHVYAMPYEQWKLRHQKQASEAQKADFEASRPQD is encoded by the coding sequence ATGAGCGAACTGACCACGGAACAGCAAACCGAACTGGAAGCAGCGGCCTTTCGGCGTCTTCTGGCGCATTTGCGTGAACGCAGCGATGTGCAGAATATAGACCTGATGAATCTGGCCGGGTTCTGCCGCAATTGCCTCGCCAATTGGTATCAGGACGCAGCCGACTCCAAGGGGGTCGAGATGACCCGCGACGAGGCGCGCCATCATGTCTATGCAATGCCCTATGAACAATGGAAATTGCGGCATCAGAAACAGGCGAGCGAGGCCCAAAAGGCGGATTTCGAAGCCTCACGCCCGCAGGACTAG
- a CDS encoding AEC family transporter: MGIPILIAAFGPNAAVPAAIATILHNIPAIMAVIITHDLTGQKQSSPLASAGRALATTLKNPLTMAVLAGALFCLLRIPLPTMLTSFAGFLAAAAGPTALFALGLGLARIPFSAARLSAMAGWIAPVVLIKIVIQPLVTLGMIAIAFKADIDIWYATAVVMAAQPIGAGAYVFGRKYGYFSEETSLAIIVSLLITVLTLTLVLQFFAASMPG, encoded by the coding sequence ATGGGCATTCCCATCCTGATTGCCGCCTTCGGTCCCAACGCCGCTGTTCCTGCCGCCATTGCAACAATATTGCATAACATTCCAGCGATCATGGCCGTGATCATCACCCATGATCTCACCGGCCAAAAACAGTCCAGCCCCTTGGCCAGCGCCGGACGCGCCTTGGCGACGACCTTGAAAAATCCGCTGACGATGGCCGTTTTAGCCGGAGCGCTTTTTTGCCTGCTGAGAATTCCACTGCCGACCATGCTCACCTCTTTCGCAGGCTTTCTGGCGGCGGCAGCCGGACCAACAGCGCTTTTTGCCCTTGGTCTCGGCCTTGCCAGAATTCCTTTTTCAGCAGCACGGCTCTCCGCCATGGCTGGTTGGATTGCACCGGTCGTCCTGATAAAGATCGTGATACAGCCGCTGGTAACGCTCGGTATGATCGCGATCGCCTTCAAGGCGGATATCGATATCTGGTATGCGACGGCTGTTGTGATGGCAGCACAGCCCATTGGCGCTGGAGCCTATGTTTTTGGCAGGAAATACGGCTATTTCAGTGAAGAAACATCCCTGGCGATTATCGTGTCGCTGCTGATAACGGTCTTGACCCTGACGCTCGTTTTACAGTTCTTTGCCGCATCCATGCCAGGTTAA
- a CDS encoding AEC family transporter has protein sequence MLQVVIPVFLVILVGYGFGRKHQFAAEAEKLINEYVLYIALPALLFLAVARANPADLAQWPFMAATLTGIAAAYLAGLFLARVKGVSAPQSSIVGMAACYGTT, from the coding sequence ATGTTACAGGTCGTTATTCCCGTTTTTCTTGTCATTCTGGTTGGTTATGGTTTTGGAAGGAAGCATCAGTTTGCTGCTGAAGCCGAAAAGCTGATCAATGAATATGTTCTGTATATTGCCCTGCCAGCCTTGCTCTTTCTGGCGGTGGCGCGGGCCAACCCGGCGGATCTCGCGCAGTGGCCGTTCATGGCGGCCACTTTGACCGGAATTGCTGCGGCCTACCTTGCCGGTCTGTTTCTGGCCAGAGTGAAAGGGGTTTCGGCACCGCAATCCTCTATCGTCGGCATGGCCGCTTGTTATGGGACAACGTGA
- a CDS encoding DUF1036 domain-containing protein: MPHSNTLSSVTGSGRLARLGLFLTIVFSPIAYAAPAQADFRVCNGSANLVGVAIGYRAAEGWISEGWWQVPASTCATLIEGELKSRYYYLYAEDAARGGRWTGNVNMCVAENEFKIVGVGDCFKRGYQQMGFKEYDTGRQGSWMVQLSDTPGTQEGQKQ; encoded by the coding sequence GTGCCTCATTCCAACACACTCTCTTCCGTTACAGGTTCCGGGCGTCTTGCACGTCTCGGCCTGTTTTTGACCATTGTATTTTCACCGATTGCTTATGCCGCACCCGCGCAGGCGGATTTTCGCGTTTGCAATGGTTCGGCCAATCTTGTCGGCGTGGCCATTGGCTACCGGGCGGCGGAAGGCTGGATCAGCGAAGGCTGGTGGCAGGTACCCGCTTCGACCTGCGCGACGCTGATCGAAGGCGAGCTGAAATCGCGCTACTATTATCTCTATGCAGAGGATGCCGCCCGTGGTGGCCGCTGGACCGGCAATGTCAACATGTGCGTGGCGGAAAACGAGTTCAAGATCGTTGGTGTCGGAGATTGTTTCAAGCGCGGTTACCAGCAAATGGGTTTCAAGGAATATGACACGGGCCGCCAGGGGAGCTGGATGGTTCAGTTGTCCGACACGCCCGGCACGCAGGAAGGCCAGAAGCAATGA